The DNA sequence CTTATGATGATTTCGCTCTCATTTAATGGGCAGATATGGCATTTCCAAACATCTAcatttatattctttattttcttcaaataatacgTTTATTATAATGCACTTAAAACTTCCACATAGCATAAATCTATTTACATGtttgaatgatatttcatacattatacaatgatggactgtttagcagctATGgggacatcacaaattatcgtGGAAATTGTCAAATCGTATTAGTTTACATAGTTTATCATGGAAATTGCCAAAGAAGCACCTCaaatagatgtaaaacttatacggtaccaattttgatgcaccagatgcgcatttcgacaaataatgtctcttcagtgatgctcaaccgaaatgtttgaaatccgaaataactatgaagttttagaggtAAATATAgtcaaaaacagcgtgccaaaaaaagtggagccaaattcgtccaaggataagagctatgcatgagggagataatccttaattttgaaatgaatttctaaattttataacagcaattaaatatacattcgtattttcaagctagtaacgaagtacttagctactgggctgtagagaccctcggggactaacagtccaccagcagaggcctcgacccaggggtcataatgtaaaacttatacggtaccaattttgatgcaccagatgcgcatttcgacaaataatatctcttcagtgatgctcaaccgaaatgtttgaaatccgaaataactatgaagttttagaggtaaatatagccaaaaacagcgtgccaagaaaagtggagccaaattcgtccaaggataagagctatgcatgagggagataatccttaattttgaaatgaatttctaaattttataacagcaattaaatatacatccgtattttcaagctagtaacgaagtacttagctactgggctgtagagaccctcgggactaacagtccaccagcagaggcctcgacccaggggtcataatgtaaaacttatacggtaccaattttgatgcaccagatgcgcatttcgacaaataatgtctcttcagtgatgctcaaccgaaatgtttgaaatccgaaataacaatgaagttttaaagttattatagccaaaaacagcgtaccaaaaaagtggagtcaaattcgtctaaggataagagctgtgcatgagggagataatccttaattttgaaatgaatttcttaaattttataacagcaattaaatatacattcgtatttttaagctagtaacgaagtacttagctactggactgtagagaccctcggggactaacagtccaccagcagaggcctcgacccaggggtcataatgtaaaacttatacggtaccaattttgatgcaccagatgcgcatttcgacaaataatgtctcttcagtgatgctcaaccgaaatatttgaaatccgaaataactatgaatttctaaattttaaagcAGCATGAGACTTAAAATAACACATTCAATTCTCCTTATGATGATTTCGGATTAGATGATATGGCATTTCCAAACATCTAcatttatattctttattttcttcaaataatacatttattataatGCACTTAAACCTTCCACATAGCATCAGTGTATTTACATGTCtgaatgatatttcatacattatacaacgatggactgtttagcagctAGGGgtacatcacaaattatcaggaTTTAGTAGGATTATCACCCGAGGGCGCCAATGCGCCCGAGGGTGATAACGCTACTCaaacctgataatttgtgatgtctccctgctaaacaatccataatagttttattatcctgaagaatGTGAACGTTAGAAAAACCTACTacacatttattgacttgtacCATGTATCTCTTTTATTTAAAACGTCAACAAATTCGTAATAACTTTCTCTGCAGAAAATTCCGAtaacttttcaatagttttcgagGGGTGAAATCAATGTTGCCCTcaactacatacattattttgttttacactcaatgtcatacatttattagatatatcagtggcggatttaaggaggtcgcagccggcgccccccacccccaccccattaaaattttcaaatttaaggtaaattgtggtagcttctttagaaaaatgtactaaacaataaaagaagaaataatttcttccactccctgaaaaataattgacaaaatattttgatttcttgaattactttattgggagaacttttaaattttttcaaaaaaaactCTGAacatttgcgtcattttactaatttcaccttataaaaaatgatagaaaatagtacaaatgacttaaataggagacatatttcaagccctataaaatatgtacattacAGGAACTTCCGGGGGCCACGCCCTTGGCCCCACTGGGGGTCTCAAGGCGGCCCcggtaaccgcaattcctggatccgcccctgtatgGCATATATCTtaacaaaagtaaaacattgttgtttgagaatgttaatttcaattgtgacgtcacagtaaaaTGACGCataaacataacgtcaaacgtaaacatttcgTAACGCATTTCAAGAcgaaatcgtaaatatcaagTGAGatgcaaaattgcattagaatggaaatatttttcttctcgaTTGTTATTTATGACCGTTTGACGCTGAAGTTTATGATAAACGATCTcgcatattttcaattatttttgatAGAGCTTTCTCACCTGTGCCATTAGAAGTTATCTTctaaagggagacaacacagttgtcaccCTCTGCGTGAGGGAGACATCACGAATTGTCTCCGCCCACGTGACCAGCCctcgaccaatgaaattgactgtattgttctgaaggataataatcatatttacatttccaatgtctATTTACCAAatataatgatagccatttcctcacgAACACTgtgtgtatgaatcttgataaatatagtacgtcgaTTTTCacagctgggaattccgacaaaGATAAAAGAAGAATGTATTTCAATTCTAAAAATCAACGTGCTTCATGAAATATGCTGGTGTAAGGCGTCCTAGTTCGTACTtctgtgtattttcaaaaacgaaattcGTGTCTGAAATCATTTTTGTAAAGTAAAGTGTTCTTATATAACTTATAGTATATCTTTTTATATTTAAAGTAAGTATTTGAAATTGTTTCTTCTCTTTCtatttgaaacaaaaaatgtcattttagcGGCCGATTTTATGCTTTGGATCAAAATTAGCATGTGCtttcatgtatttatatttctgTAAGAGAAAAGCAATCTTTTGCAATGCAAAACGAGTCATAAAAAATGATACACTGCTGAGTTACCACAGCGACCACATGTTGACTAGTTGTGTAGGAGTCGTCGTTTTTAACCACAAAGTTGACTTCCGTGAGGAGACATTGGCTCAAGATGATGACACACCATTCAATGACTACCTGAACGTAGTAACATTCTGCCCGAGATTTCAACGTTATCGGActctttcttttaaaatgaccAAAATTAATATCATTAAGATTATAGGACATATCAACAAGCCATGTCGACACTCGATAATCCAACTCCCCTCCGTTACGTGTAACCTCTAAATCTACATAATACAACAGTAGATTTATCTCTTCAAGATTTTCATTAGGGAAGACAAGTTACATGTGGTAAATAAAACACATCTATAAACAAAGGTAACACAgctttaaaatacatgtatatagaaatactgcatttattatttcatcaatatcaTGTCTATTTTCCCTCATgagtaaagcacctttgagcgtacatagtgtatgaaaagggtgctatataaatatggtattattattattatgagtCAAATAGCTAATCTTCTCTAGACAATTCCTTCGAGGTACAGtgtaggtaaaaaaaaaaaagttcaacaTTTTTTCTCTGCTAAAAtccaacttttttttaaaaagcacacTGAAATCATTTCTTagcatttttcattttaatgtaatacataatatatgtcacaaatataatatacatatacatgtatctgttcaTTACGATTAACACAgtgatatatacaacaatacGTAGAAAAGATAAGTTAAGATAGATGTAGAGTAAACTCTATATACACATCGTATGTACATTAACAAGACAGTGTTAAATACATACACGTTTGAATAAATTAGAAAACAAAGTCTTAGTTTATACTCATGGTGCATATTTTGATTTTACCGGGTGGCAATACATACAACAATTGCATAACATAACAAGGACATATATATCACTGTAGTAACAGGATTAGAAGTGATGGACAGATGAGAAGATAAAGGTCTTTTATGAAGAACGGTGCTTTATTCCGTATAAGCCTGCAAAACAATATTGCTGATTAATGGAGACTACAATTTAGAGAAGACTTGTTGCTCATTCACTCAAGAATTGGTTTCTAGTTCTTTGAAAATTACGGAATAGAACAATTGattgaaaaaattaatttttgttttcgtaagcatacatgtatatgctataAACATTTCGTTGTAACGATTTCTATCAATCGTATAGGTTAGAAATACATATTCACTATAAAAAAGGTGTTTATGAGCGAGATAAATTCATGGGAATACTGACCAAAATGGTTAAAACTGGGGAAACCTCTTAAAACACAGCGCAAATTAGTTAGAGCTAGGATTGAAACTAACATAGTGTATTAGAGTCAAAACGAGGAAAATCCTTGGAATTAACACGAGATTTCCCGCAAGACCAAAGATGTACATCAGTATTTTGTAACATGTATTTTCACAGCTCCAGTGTCGGGAATATCTTAAGGGGTGCAGTAAACGATTGGGTATATGGGGACTGTCTGGTGGCCCCAGTGGGTCTTAGTGGGGACCCATTGGGCGAAGTACTATGAAAGTAGctagttctgacaaaatatggcGTATTTTAGACATAGTCCCATAGAAAGTGGATGTGTGGGTGGGGGGAGGCGTGCTGTTTGATCCGTTACCACAGTCCTTACTAAAGCGCTACATGTTTTCCAATCTAAATCATTTGCATGATTCCTCGAAATACTATAACTTTAATTTCTGATAGTTTCTAGATACTTAAATTATGAGTTTGCGAAAGTTCCTTTCCTCCTCTTTTCGCAATGCACGTATAGTCAcctaacaaaaatgttttggaaTTTAGTAGATTTATCGTCAGGGTATACATTTTTTCAGATTCTGAAATGTTCTTCATATAGTATGAAATGTTTTGGTCAATGGAAAAGACTGACCTCTGATCTCTGTGTGACCTAGAGTGAGGCCACTCTGCAATAGTGGTGGTGTGATTGAACTTCCATTCTACATACTCCACAGGTCCTCCGTCTACTTTACAAGTCAGGTTTGTTCTCCGTGCGAGGTCTTCGCCTTCATCCACATGAAATTGGGTTTCAATGATATCCATTTTGATATCACATATCTCTGGAATTTCAAGAACAAAAATTGATATCAGTTAAACATTTAAGCATACATTTAAATAAattgttgaatattgtttatcaattattgatttgAACTCGTGTTCACttacatttatttataacttggtatttacaatgttttactgtcatatctttaccaattgaaacgATCTAAcgatttcctcatgaatgtgaacaatggcGTATGAATCTCAATAAATATAGTACGATTATTTCAACAGCTGGGGATTCTTAcagatataaaagtaaaatgaaaactacatgagggtatgaacttaAAGGCTTCACGCCAGCTTACTTTACATGTTAACTCTCTTtatgaagtacgccggcgtACAGCTTACTTTACATGTTAACTCTCTGtatgaagtacgccggcgtACAGCTTACTTTACATGTTAACTCTCTTtatgaagtacgccggcgtACAGCTTACTTTACATGTTAACTCTCTTtatgaagtacgccggcgtACAGCTTACTTTACATGTTAACTCTCTTtatgaagtacgccggcgtACAGCTTACTTTACATGTTAACTCTCTTtatgaagtacgccggcgtACAGCTTACTTTACATGTTAACTCTCTTtatgaagtacgccggcgtACAGCTTACTTTACATGTTAACTCTCTTtatgaagtacgccggcgtACAGCTTACTTTACATGTTAACTCTCTTtatgaagtacgccggcgtACAGCTTACTTTACATGTTAACTCTCTTtatgaagtacgccggcgtACAGCTTACTTTACATGTTAACTCTCTTtatgaagtacgccggcgtACAGCTTACTTTACATGTTAACTCTCTTtatgaagtacgccggcgtACAGCTTACTTTACATGTTAACTCTCTGtatgaagtacgccggcgtACAGCTTACTTTACATGTTAACTCTCTGtatgaagtacgccggcgtACAGCTTACTTTACATGTTAACTCTCTGtatgaagtacgccggcgtacagcgtcgcagttcataccctcacgtagttttcaaatgtgaaatttctttttttttctaaatgaaaaAATTTACTAGAACATGGGCGGAATGTAGAGCTCTAGAGTTTCATTTGTTAGCATCTTCACATTTCAAGTAAGGCACGAATAATACAATCAgatacaggggcggatccaggaattgcggttacgaggggtgccactttatgaggtAGGGGGTCAAATTCTAATTTGAGGTGAAAGTTATTCATTTGTCATAAAATAATTTCCAACTTCCAGATgaattagtataatcactaTTGTCTCTGTCACAATGTTTGGGAAAAAATCTCACCACAGTTGAAAACATAgtcataatatttttaaaaaacaatttctaacaaatttttaaaaaagactatttctaacatatattttttaaaaaaaaacactattTCTAACAtatcttttaaaacaatttctcacgcatgtttgaaaaaaatcaaatcaatttctaattcacattttaaaaaaacaaacaatttctATCTGTTGCTAATATGAAAATTCGGTTTAAACACCATTATTATATATAACAAGGTATCAAATatgatgtgtacatgtatttgatggGGAGAaactacaaatattttttttaaaacaataaaaaaaaccaggGAAATTAAAGCCACATCTCAATATATTATTAACTTTTATAATCAATGTGTAGGCAAACATTACTCAACAATGTTACAAtttgatactacatgtaatttgcaaaacaaaaaagaatgaaaatctTAATATGAGTGTCAAACACAGCTCTTACTACACATGCTTTGGTATTCCTCTCGTCATTTAAGCTATGAATTTTgcttaaaaacaattttatttttccctCCGGCATTTGAAAATTCTGCATTACCTAGAATGTTGACTtggtatattttcaatatcttcCCATCTAACAACTGACATCTGTAGCAGCCTTCATCTCTGTTAGCCGCAGACAGCAAAACAAACCCTTCTCCACTCGGACTCGATAAATCGAAATCTTCATCCTTGGACCAGTACGTATCACTCTAAATATAGAATATGGAGCCTTGAAATTGGCGGAAGCCAGAATGTTCAATAATTGCAAGAATCGTAATATAATcgatttattttcaattgatGGTGAGACATTTTTACTCGCAATAATTTGAGATAGCAGAAGTACCACATCTAtgcttttttatatttattacattattttgaaagattttttttagatgtGGTATGTGTGTCCGTGcgggattttttaaaaacagtttattacttGCACGAAAATCCATTTTCTTTGGAAAGGTTTTAATGTCAAGATTATAGATAACATCTTCAAGATTTATGTTGAAACTCAAAATGAGACATGAATGCATTATATGTGGACGGCTAGTGAAACagacaaagaaagaaaaatagttTTTAACATTTCAACTTCTTTGAATGAAATGGTAGAGATATTACCAAATAGAAACTATTTGCAGGCCATTCAAGATGAATTTAGTACATAGAATTCTATcatgtattgaaatattttatcgaACCAAGTGCAGTctcatctttgctagccaagggtgacgctccacGATGTTTCTCGTGAAAAGAGAAACACCGTGTGGCGTtacccttggctagcaaagatggtgcagggaaaagagtaccaattcatttcccaaagacctcaatgttaacctttgaccctctcactaattaactatatcgattttaaacaaatgaccgcatacatttcaaagttcattccaagtgttgataaaaaatgacaaaaaatatatagggtcccgtgccttttataggccatatttgtacttttttacaacacatagcaatctgcagtaaattacacacttcattttaagcacactcctaccatggtaatttcctcagtcatttctcgattttgtgcgataatttttcatcctgacaattaatttgaacctttataatatttctttcaattccaaataatttcactcttgatattagccaatcacacAACACCTAGACTGACCCTTCCcctactttaaaaaacaatGCTACGTGCCTGTACATCACAATATCGAGAAGGAATTGTTAAACTTAGAGTTTCGTGCAACTTGAGAGACTTTTGGTACTttacaattgaatttttttaatgtccAAACCCATTCTATTAATTAAAAAGaatctaattgaaattcaaatatgaACACCGATGTCACTCTTGTAAGTTTCCactatattgtaaatacaatttttttaaatagttgaAATTCATGAATGCTTGTAAGCTAACACTTAGTAATCAATGTTCTTTCCTCCTGTCGAATGACATTGTACATCGAAATAAGACCtggacctctctctctctctctctctctctctctctctctctctctctctcgcatgtatgtacatgcaaagtGACGGTAAATAATTGTCAATCCCGAAGAGACAACAAAGTTTGAAAGCTGCACTACATTCcctcttatatacatgtatatatgttttgtgtaatcaaatgtCTATTTTGGATTGTGCATGTCATACCCGTATCACCCCCAAAATGTATGTTATCGATGATTAATCTTGCTTGTATATAATTATctataaatattgaattgtgAATGCAATATATCCAAATAGATGCACTGTGTATATGCGCATACATGATCAGAAACTGCAAAAAACCTTGAGCGGTCAAGCATTGAATAAGGGAAAAATATTCGACTTTGATATTTCCCGATTCAACTGGAGACATCCTTATTGGCACGGGTTCAGTCACAGGCACttgaagtatggacactactactCACCTACCCCCCATCCCCCATCCCCCAACTTCTGATTTTTCTTTGCAGCGATAATATCTCCGAAATCTGTGGactccctgtctatcccatctgTAATCTTTTCCACACTTTTTGCAAGTTTCTACTGTTATTTTATCATACCGGTAGAACGCCAAtttctaaagcttacaaaaagcgtgaaacgattacataaatcgaaattgggatggaatagacagggaattcacacatttcggagaaattatcACCGCAAAAAATTCAGAAAGGAGGGGGGTAGTtgtgtccatacttcagatcCATGTGGGTTCAGTGTGTCGCAatctgtataatggaatcacAACTGTCGAGATAAAAATGGAGTTTATGATTTTGTTTCGTAGATTTATCAGCAGAACGAGCATCTAACATTTTAAGAGTACACATTCATGTAAATAGCTGTCTGCATTTATGCGTTTTTTAGGTAAGCATGCTATGTGCATTACTTATGTGTATGTACTGTATTTTGCAAGCATTGAATGTGTTGTATGTATACGATGCTCTTTGTGTAtttcattctatcagtatgcAATTGGCAAATAATTTCTTCGTgtttatttcatgttatttacATGATACAGTCGCTttcattttgtcgtcttttcgcctcgaaataacgaaaagacgacaaatgtTAAAAAGGGCACAGGCCAGACAATGTGGTAATTCATTTTGCATCTGTATCAATCTCGATCACTTGAAAGTTtatcataacataatgatgtaaccacacaacataatgatgtttgcacataacataatgatgtaaccacacaACATAATGATGTTttcacataacataatgatgtgaccacataacataaagaagcatcaacattatacaattattgctgtttttgaggtcaatacgatgatttaggcacctgagaagtacaatattcaccgagcccgaagggcgaggtgaatattgtacttcgaaggtggctaaatcatcgtatcaacctcaaaaacagcaataattgttttattatatgattaaatgattaaaaaacccttcaCGGTTGTTCTTTGATTGaattgtaagtttcaacgacctatttttggtcctatgtggaaaaaataattccttatgttcacctggaaggtcacgtgcaggtaaacataacgtagtatgatttctacattgttggatctcagtcaatgagagagctaggaattattcaatcatataataaaacgtATTGATGCaaccacataacgtaaagaagtatcgacataacgtaattaTGTagccacataacataaagatatatcgacataacgtaatgatgttacCACATGATGTAATGATATAACCACCTAACGTAATGAAGTAttgacataacgtaatgatgtaaccacatgatgtaatgatgtaaccacataacgtaatgaagtattgacataacgtaatgatgttaccacataacgtaatgatgtaaccacataacataaagaggtatcgacataacgtaatggtgtaaccacataacataatgatataaccacataacgtaattgtgtaaccacataacgaaatgatgtaaccacataacataaagcggtatcgacataacgtaatgatgtaaccacataacataaagaggtatcgacataacgtaatgatgtaaccacataacataatgatataaccacataacgtaattgtgtaaccacataacgaaatgatgtaaccacataacataaagcggtatcgacataacgtaatgatgttaccacataacgtaatgatgtaaccacataacataatgatataaccacataacataaagaaatatcgacataacataatgatgtaaccacataacgtaatggtgtaaccacataacataaagaggtatcgacataacgtaaggCTGATTTACACTATAAGGCAGAAACGGCGTTCCATATCAGCTTCACGATCTTCTTTTACTTTCAAAAGCCAAACAACAAGGTTGGTCTATTAATTAGTATGCATTCTTTTTAATTAAACCCTTTATAACAAATAACCCATCTACCTCTCCCTCACAGgtatttctttatatttcagCACTTCCCAGGAACAAAGTCACGTTGTACGTCTGTTGTGGTTCATAATTATGTGTGCAATCGAGAGGCAATGGTGATCACAGACCAgtgtatattttatatcttaACAACATGTAGGCATTGACATTTGCACCTCCTAGGTTCCATGGCAGATACTTGACTGCTGTACCTACCACGGTCAAAATATTGCCTATTCTGAATTTGGTAAATTGAGCGAACTTTGAACTTGTGTGATCTTTGAACTTCTAATAATTTTTGATTTTGCGTTGATTAGGGGGGTCTGCCCTTTGTCATATTTGGTGCCCCATTTCCTGTTTAACAGCCGTCCCCAATTTTTGGCatatacaaacaaataaacCTCATGAATCTTATATGCGCTTTGTTATGCATTTTTCAAAGATAATGAACACACGGCAACTAAATTTAAATACGAATCCctcaaatttaaaaatttaaaaagtttaatgaAAACTTTCGTGTGAGTAAAATTAAATATAACCCGAAATAATTTTTACGTTGTATCATAATCAATGATATGGCTTCGTGGAAAACGCATACATATTATCCCGTCTCctttgtttatacatgtatatacaccaTAATACAACTTCATACGATTATCACCCGATATAAGAAGGTCAATAGTTGTTTTCGTATTTGGCCAATTCGTTAAACAGAAACACATCTGACTCAAGTGACAACAAAGAAAAGGGACTTCCCATTTTCTAAATAAGAGTACACGACAGAGGGAAGTCATGTCTGACTGTTGTCTAAATTAAGATGGAAATAAATCCTGTTTCTATATTGAGTTCAACTACGGCGGCAAATTTTTACAAACTGTTGTCAATGATGTGCTCATTAAAGATGAACCGTATGACAAAATAGACGAAGTTTTGGAATCTATAGATGATGAACTAAAAAACAATAACCCTTTTGAATGTTCGTCGATTTCACACAAAAAGATAAATTCTAACAGAAATGCCCCTTTTTCAAATCTGCGAGGTAGATTATTGCTGGGATATCCTGCTATAACATTTTAGGTGATATCATGCTCGAAATCAGCTTTAAAAGTTAGAATACGAACCAGAAGACTATGGGCCATTTTGTTCACCTGAGCAGTGTATGTTTCTTCTTGATGattaatgtatatatcaaaactaatttcaaaatcaaaacttCGACAATCTATTTGTATTTCACTGGAAACAAACCTGATTCTGTACAATATcgaatgttttacacatgaatTTGACAACGAGgacattaaatcatttattctaATAGGTCCAAAATACAGAGAAACTCGGTATTTCAAaaggcgacagaacttcatctctattatgaattctgtcgaagattatgccagacgatgggctaaatatgaaagagaacttgatacattgtcagaatggctTAACAGTacaagaggaatattaaaatcccgcattagacatattaaaagaaaagacgtaccatctatccttctgtgtttagtaaaccagaagtgataaaagaattatttaggttacatgaggaatatgatTTTGTTCCAGCTGATAAAGCTTAtgacaacattgtctttgtttgtaatgctcattattacaactgtattttaa is a window from the Ostrea edulis chromosome 5, xbOstEdul1.1, whole genome shotgun sequence genome containing:
- the LOC125651560 gene encoding uncharacterized protein LOC125651560, whose translation is MVMYTILTLAILSILGPLRECMVIPELVDLKCGERRTLSCTSESDTYWSKDEDFDLSSPSGEGFVLLSAANRDEGCYRCQLLDGKILKIYQVNILEICDIKMDIIETQFHVDEGEDLARRTNLTCKVDGGPVEYVEWKFNHTTTIAEWPHSRSHRDQRSVFSIDQNISYYMKNISESEKMYTLTINLLNSKTFLLGDYTCIAKRGGKELSQTHNLSI